The genomic stretch TCATGCGGCGACCGGCACGGCCTCGGGCGTCGCGCCGGGAGTGTCGTCGCGCCGCTTGGTCGTCAGCACGAGGCCGACGACGCCCGCGATGATGAAGCCGATCGAGATGATCTGCGACTGCGGCAGCCCGAACGCCGCGTCCGGGTTGACGCGGATGAACTCGATCAGGAAGCGCTCGGCGCCCGCGAACACGGCGTAGAGCGAGATCAGCCAGCCCGCGCGGAACGGATTCTTGCGGAGCACCCACAGGATGCCCGCCAGCACGCTCGCCATCGCGAACTCGTAGAGCATCGTCGGATAGACGCCCGTCGGGTTGGCCAGCGCACATTCGGCGCCACGCTGGGTCGCGTTGTAGACGACCGGGTCCATCTGCCCGAGCATGTTGTTCGGGAACGTCTCGCTCCAGAGCCAGCCTGGCAGCCAGCCCGGCTTGTCGTCCAGCGACGAGCACACGCCCCAGTCGCCGTCCCCCGAGAGGTAACAGCCGATGCGGCCGATGCCGTATGCGAACAGCAGGCCCGGCGCGGCGGCGTCGGCGAGGTGGGCGCGGGAGACGCCCTTCTTCTTCGCGTACCACAGGATGGCGATGGAGCCGAGCAGGATGCCGCCGTAGACGGTCAGCCCGGAGCCCGAGAAGATCATCCCCAGCGGGTCGGCCGTGAACTCGTCCCAGTAGTCGATGATGTGGAACAGCTTGGCGCCGAGCACGCCGAAGCCGCCCGCCATGAGCGCCATGTTCCAGAGGAGCACCGACGGACTGGCCTGGACCGTCTTCTCGCGCCCCTTGTCGTCCTTGACGGTATCGCGGACCGACTTCATCCAGCCGAGCGCATAGCGGCGGTCCACTTCGACCCGCGTCATTGCGGTCGCGACGAGGATCCCGATGGCCACCATGAGGCCAAAGGCGTAGAGGTCGATCGGGAAGTCGAACCCGAAGAGGTCGCGCGTGAGGTCGCTGATCCGGGGGTACATCGGGCGTCGGGGGTGGCGCGGGAAGCTAGGGACGGACGGGACGAACGCGCGCCTACGGTGCGTCGCGCGTGAGCGCCAGGGCGAGTTGGTCGATGGGCACGGTCCGCTGTGCGCTGGCGCCGAGGTCGCGGACCTGTGCGACGCCCGCCGTCAGTTCGTCGTCGCCGAGGATGACGGCGACGGCGGCCTGCGACCGGTCGGCTGCCTTCATCTGGGCCTTCATGGACCGGCCGCCGAGTGCGAAATCGACCGCCAGCCCGGCGCGGCGGAGCGTCTGGGCGAGGCCGAACCCGGCCGCCTCGGCCGCGTCGCCGAGGCAGACGAGGAACACGTCGGGGCGCGGCGCCTCGGGCAGGACCACCTCCTGCTCGGCGAGCGCGATGAACAGCCGCTCGATGCCTGCCGCGTAGCCGACCGCCGGGACGGGCTTCTTCGAGCCGACCGCCTGCGCGAGCCCGTCGTAGCGCCCCCCTGCGGCCAGCGCCCCCTGCGCGCCGAGCGCGTCGGACTCCAGTTCGAACACCGTCCGCGTGTAGTAGTCCAGGCCGCGGACGAGCAGCGGGTCCTCGACGTAGGGCACGCCGAGGCCGTCCAGGAGGCCCTTCAGCGCGTCGTAGTGGGCGCGGGCGTCGTCGCCGATGAAGTCGGTGATGCGGGGCGCGTCGGCGAGGAGAGTACGTTCGCGCTCGTCCTTGGTGTCGAGGATGCGGAGCGGGTTGGCCTCCAGCCGCTGCCGGCTCGTCGCCGAGAGGACGTCCGCGTGGGGCGCGAAGTAGGCCCGCAGGGCGTCGCGGAAGGCGGGGCGGTCGGCGGCGTCGCCGAGCGTGTTGAGTCGGAGGCGCGTCCCGGTGATGCCGAACGCGTCGTAGATGGCGCGCAGGTTGGCGATGACCTCGGCGTCCGCACGGGGGTCGTCCGACCCGAGCAGCTCGGTCCCGAACTGGTGGAACTGGCGGTAACGCCCCTTCTGCGGGCGCTCGGCGCGGAAGCACGGCCCGATGTAGTAGAGCCGCTGCGCGCCGCCGCGCTGCTCCAGGTGGTGCTCCAGGTAGGCCCGCATAACGGGCGCCGTGACCTCGGGCCGGAGCACGTACGATTCCTTCGACCGCTCGACGACGAACATCTCCTTCTGCACGATGTCGGTGGTCCCCCCCACCCCGCGGGCGACCAGTTCCAGCGGCTCCAGCACCGGCGTCCGGATCTCCTCGAACGCGAACCGCGCCATCGCGTCCCGGACCACGCCTTCGACCCAGCGCCACGCCGCCGCCCCCTGGATCGTCGAGCCCCCGGAGCTGTGGGCGTCGGGCAAGATGTCGAACGTGCCGCGGATCGTCTGGTAGGCCATGCGGGGTGCAGTCGAATGGAGGCTCCAAGGTGCTCCAGCCGCACCGGCGCCGCCGCGTGCACTCTGCGAAAAGCGCTGGCAGCCACCCCTCAGGGCAAACTGCCAGCGCGACTCGACCACAGGACTGGGCCGGACGGGCTCACGACGTCCGGCCCAGCGGGGCTGACCTGGGTGGAAGGGTCAGCGCCCGATCGTGAGCACGCGGGTCTGGGGCGCCTCGGCCCCGCTCGCTGCGCGGACGACGTAGGTGCCCGGCGACAGCGAGGTGCCGTCGAGCGTCAGCTCGCGGGTCCCAGCGTCGACGGTCCCGTCGTGGAGGACCGCGACCTCGCGGCCCAGCGCGTCGTAGACCGCCACGCGGACCTGGGTGGCGGCGTCCGTGCTCAAGGACACGCGGGCCAGGCCGGCGGCCGGGTTCGGCCGCGGTGCGCCCAACTGAATGCCCGCCTCGGCGACGCTCCGCGCCGGGCTGGACGGCGCTGCGGCGAGCGGCGCCTCGTCGAGGCCCGACGCGGTCTCGACCGGCACCGTCAGCGTCTGGTGCACGTTGAGATTCATGCTCAGCCCGATGAGGCTGCTGATGCGGATGCTCACCGTGTCGAACGCCTCGTTCGTGCGGAAGCGGATGAACGAGAGCCCGTCGGGCCGCGTGGTCACGCGGAGGTCATCGCCGCTGGCTTCGCCGACCACGTCGCCGCCGTTGAGGGCCCGGACCCGGATGGCACCCAGCACGGCGAGGTCCAGCAGGTCGGCATCGGACGACACCCAGAAGCCGGTCCACGCCTTGGCGGGCAGCATCGTGCCGTAGTCCACCGTGAGTGTGGCACTGCCGGCGATGCCGAGCGGGATTCGCAGGTTCGCCGCGGTCGCCACCGGCAGGTCGATGGCCTCCGAGAGGTCGTCCACCACGCACCCGAGGCAGAGGCCGGAGGTCGAGCCCGACGCCGTGGCGCCGTCGGACTCGAGGGCGACGATGCGGTCCAGCGTCGTCGGGCGCGTGATGATGGCGTAGCGGACGTCGATCTCGGTGAGGAGAGCGACCGCCCCGTCGAACTCGATCTCGACGGCGTCATACGCCTTCCGCGCTCGGAACGTGACCTTGCTGAGACCCGAAGCCATGAGCTGGAGCGACAGGAGCGACGTGCCAGACCGGCTCTCCTGGAGGGTCGCCCCCAGGTAGGTCCGTACGGTGACCCGGTCGATCACCGCCACATCGAGGAGACCGTTCGGATCATCGATCACGAACCCGGCGCGGGTGTTGGCGGACTCGGAGGCCGGAAGGTCCACCCGGATGCCTGCCGACGACAGCACGCCGACAGGCACCACGAGGCGGGCCGCATCCTGGCGGCGACCGACCACGTCGTCGGTGCCGGTGACCGAACATCCGATGCAAAGGCCATCGATAAAGCTGGACGCCGTCGCCCCATCCGCGGCGGTCGGGATGTACACGGTAGGCTGCGCCGAGACGGCCAGGGCCGTGCTGAGGAAGAGGCCCATCAGGAGGGCGGGGAGACGTAGAGAAGCGAAGTGAGCCGCGAGACGCATGGGAAGAAAGGGAACGGGGGGAGGAGAAAAGGTGCCTTCCCATGATCAGCCTTCCCCTCGGCGTCTCGACACCCTTCCCCGGGCTCTCCTCATTCTGGATGCCCCCTCTGACGTTCTTCGGACCAGAACAAGAGACGTACTGCTTCGGAACGCAATTTGCACAGCTTCATCCACTCACTCCTAACGCGGACATACAGGGCAACCCGTTCACGCCTCGCCCCTTACCATCTGTCGGCGGAGCCCCCTCGACCACGTCGGCATCCTCTCCTCTGGGGAGCCGTCCAGGTCCTGAATCGGCCGGACGTGCTCGTACAAGGCAGGGTGAGTTTCCGCGGCGCCCCTGCTCGCACGAGGAGATGGACGAACCGTGGGCGGGTAGAAACGCCCTGGCCGATCTCGCGCGAGGGCTCCCGCTCCGGCTAGCCCTGACGGGAGCGCTCTCCGAAGAACGGAACGGGAATGCCCAGCCTCCAGCGCGACGCGCCGGAGCGTCTACCGCCCGGCCTCCACCTTTCGCAGGCGCTCGACGACCCACGCCATGTCCTCCGGCAGCGGGGCCTCGAAGTCCATCTCCTCTCCCGTCGTCGGGTGGACGAAGCCGAGCGTCGACGCGTGGAGCGCCTGGCGCGGACCCAGGCGCGTGAACAGGTTGCGCATGAAAGCCTTCCGTGACCCCTCTGCGGCGCCGTACACGATCCGGTCGCCGCCGTAGGTCACGTCGCCGAAGACCGGGTGCCCGATGGACTGGGCGTGGACGCGGATCTGGTGCGTCCGCCCGGTCTCCAGCCGGAAGCGGACCAGCGCGGTCGTGCCCAGGTCGTCGACCACCTCGTAGGTCGTCGCGGCCCACTTGCCCTCGCCCTCGGGGCGCACGGAGACCTTCTTGCGGTCGCGCGGGCTCCGGCCGAGCCAGCCTTCCACACGCCCCTTCGCCTCGGGGACGCCCCAGACCAGCGCCAGGTAGCGGCGGCGGATGGTCCGGTCGGCGAACTGCTTGCCGAGGTGCGCCGCGGCCACGTCGGTCTTGGCGACCACCATCACGCCGGTCGTGTCCTTGTCGAGCCGGTGGACGAGGCCGGGGCGGACCGTCGGGTCGCCCTCGTAGCGCGGCCCCGCCGTCGCGGTCGACAGTCCGACGTCGTCGTCGTCGGTGTCCTCGATCTCATCGCCCGACAGCGGCCCCGCGCCGACGTGGTGCAGCAGCGCGTTGATGAGCGTCCCGGATCGGTGACCGTAGGCCGGGTGGACCACCATCCCGGCGGGCTTGTCGACCACGAGCAGGGTGTCGTCCTCGTAGAGGATCGACAGCGGGATGTCCTCGGGGACGATCTCGATGGGTGGCGGGCGCATCACCGTGCACCGGATCCGGTCGCCCGGCTGGACCGGCATCGACACCTTGGAGGCGAGCGCCCCGTTGACCTCGACGCGCCCCTCCTTGATGGCGCGCTGCACCTTCGTTCGCGTCGCGTTGGCCGTCTTGTCGGTCAGGTAGAGGTCGATGCGGACCGGCGACTGGCCGGGCGGCACCTCCAGTTCTATGACCGTCTCGATCGGATCGGGCTCGTTGGAATCGGGGTTCATGCGTGCACGGTGCGGCCGAACGACGCGACAGCGTCGAGGGCGTGGTCGATCGCCGCGGGCGGCGTCTGGGCGTGGGGCGCAAACCGGACGAGTCGGCTGCGCATGGAGCAGGTGACGCCCTGGCTCGCGAGGTGGGCGTGGAGCCCTTCGGGATCGGGCACGCGAACGGTCACGATGCCCGAGGCAGGCTCGCCCTGGGGACCGTAGCGCTCGG from Rubrivirga sp. SAORIC476 encodes the following:
- a CDS encoding prolipoprotein diacylglyceryl transferase, whose translation is MYPRISDLTRDLFGFDFPIDLYAFGLMVAIGILVATAMTRVEVDRRYALGWMKSVRDTVKDDKGREKTVQASPSVLLWNMALMAGGFGVLGAKLFHIIDYWDEFTADPLGMIFSGSGLTVYGGILLGSIAILWYAKKKGVSRAHLADAAAPGLLFAYGIGRIGCYLSGDGDWGVCSSLDDKPGWLPGWLWSETFPNNMLGQMDPVVYNATQRGAECALANPTGVYPTMLYEFAMASVLAGILWVLRKNPFRAGWLISLYAVFAGAERFLIEFIRVNPDAAFGLPQSQIISIGFIIAGVVGLVLTTKRRDDTPGATPEAVPVAA
- a CDS encoding T9SS type A sorting domain-containing protein, which codes for MGLFLSTALAVSAQPTVYIPTAADGATASSFIDGLCIGCSVTGTDDVVGRRQDAARLVVPVGVLSSAGIRVDLPASESANTRAGFVIDDPNGLLDVAVIDRVTVRTYLGATLQESRSGTSLLSLQLMASGLSKVTFRARKAYDAVEIEFDGAVALLTEIDVRYAIITRPTTLDRIVALESDGATASGSTSGLCLGCVVDDLSEAIDLPVATAANLRIPLGIAGSATLTVDYGTMLPAKAWTGFWVSSDADLLDLAVLGAIRVRALNGGDVVGEASGDDLRVTTRPDGLSFIRFRTNEAFDTVSIRISSLIGLSMNLNVHQTLTVPVETASGLDEAPLAAAPSSPARSVAEAGIQLGAPRPNPAAGLARVSLSTDAATQVRVAVYDALGREVAVLHDGTVDAGTRELTLDGTSLSPGTYVVRAASGAEAPQTRVLTIGR
- the hisS gene encoding histidine--tRNA ligase, which encodes MAYQTIRGTFDILPDAHSSGGSTIQGAAAWRWVEGVVRDAMARFAFEEIRTPVLEPLELVARGVGGTTDIVQKEMFVVERSKESYVLRPEVTAPVMRAYLEHHLEQRGGAQRLYYIGPCFRAERPQKGRYRQFHQFGTELLGSDDPRADAEVIANLRAIYDAFGITGTRLRLNTLGDAADRPAFRDALRAYFAPHADVLSATSRQRLEANPLRILDTKDERERTLLADAPRITDFIGDDARAHYDALKGLLDGLGVPYVEDPLLVRGLDYYTRTVFELESDALGAQGALAAGGRYDGLAQAVGSKKPVPAVGYAAGIERLFIALAEQEVVLPEAPRPDVFLVCLGDAAEAAGFGLAQTLRRAGLAVDFALGGRSMKAQMKAADRSQAAVAVILGDDELTAGVAQVRDLGASAQRTVPIDQLALALTRDAP
- a CDS encoding RluA family pseudouridine synthase — protein: MNPDSNEPDPIETVIELEVPPGQSPVRIDLYLTDKTANATRTKVQRAIKEGRVEVNGALASKVSMPVQPGDRIRCTVMRPPPIEIVPEDIPLSILYEDDTLLVVDKPAGMVVHPAYGHRSGTLINALLHHVGAGPLSGDEIEDTDDDDVGLSTATAGPRYEGDPTVRPGLVHRLDKDTTGVMVVAKTDVAAAHLGKQFADRTIRRRYLALVWGVPEAKGRVEGWLGRSPRDRKKVSVRPEGEGKWAATTYEVVDDLGTTALVRFRLETGRTHQIRVHAQSIGHPVFGDVTYGGDRIVYGAAEGSRKAFMRNLFTRLGPRQALHASTLGFVHPTTGEEMDFEAPLPEDMAWVVERLRKVEAGR